The proteins below are encoded in one region of Magnetococcales bacterium:
- a CDS encoding PH domain-containing protein, producing MADPIIGFSVNEPQINSFLPKILAEGEEVLGIFLCRLRERSEAWFADYLVLSETRFMIVHSQEKGFSFKSLPYDQITGVEPFEIREALNTGALELTLNKKKTFTLTRIKRSNLDFILKIIQGRVAGTEYLLQQEIIEKSGESEGETDRHRQKYRVKDKKGGGFLDRFKKKSQ from the coding sequence ATGGCAGACCCGATCATCGGTTTTTCGGTCAATGAGCCCCAGATCAACAGCTTCCTTCCCAAAATTTTGGCGGAGGGGGAAGAGGTGCTGGGAATTTTTCTCTGCCGCCTGCGGGAGCGGAGTGAGGCGTGGTTTGCCGATTATCTGGTGTTGAGCGAAACACGCTTTATGATCGTCCACTCCCAGGAAAAAGGTTTCTCCTTCAAAAGCCTCCCCTACGACCAGATCACCGGCGTGGAGCCCTTCGAAATCCGCGAGGCCCTCAATACCGGCGCTCTGGAGCTGACCCTCAACAAGAAAAAAACCTTCACGTTAACCCGGATCAAACGCTCCAACCTTGATTTTATCCTGAAAATCATCCAGGGCCGCGTAGCGGGTACCGAATATCTGCTACAGCAGGAAATCATCGAAAAATCGGGAGAGTCCGAGGGTGAGACGGATCGGCATCGGCAAAAATATCGGGTGAAGGATAAAAAGGGTGGCGGTTTTTTGGATCGTTTCAAAAAAAAGAGCCAGTAA
- a CDS encoding VWA domain-containing protein has translation MIETFHFIRPGWLWALIPLTLVVVWLFRRTRGGAEWQAFCDAHLLPHLLHGEAGGRSQGPLWLLAMGWLVGVLALAGPAWEKVPEPIFRPQNPLIILLDLSTSMLAGDIKPSRLVRAKQKVRDILARDRGGQTGLVVFAGNAFVVSPPTDDAGAMIALLDPLHPGIMPAQGSLPHTGMSKALEILKRSQLGRGRVLVITDGDAAPSQSLEAVGQLTEGGHRLSVLGVGSAEGGPIPLGDGRGFLKDGRGQMVIAPLEAESLAALARLGGGAYSALTPDEGDLDRLLSGGEVVMGSDVVGMDRARERWRDEGIWLLLLLLPMGVLAFRRGWVFIVVGGVGLALTPPAGAFTWADLWQRPDQQGAAALEAGDPQSAAKLFRSPQWQGVAQYRGENYGQAAETFSQLASPDGYFNQGNALTREGRVPEAMAAYESALKENPDHEDARFNLELLKKYLEEQQQPSQQGGEGEKSDSQEEGQKGEQGEQGEQGEQGDSSDQEGSEGDSQSGEPSGDEQEANSSGGSEEKDPREDDPRLDQEQGKTPEAEEESPEEKSSAAQSQGDPGEEEQEAKPQQAQAEKMDPEAAAREQEMEQAMEQLLQRVPDDPGGLWRRKFRRRHLRQGGSEYGGAPW, from the coding sequence ATGATCGAAACCTTCCATTTTATCCGGCCTGGGTGGCTGTGGGCTCTGATTCCCCTGACGCTGGTGGTTGTCTGGCTGTTTCGGCGTACCCGGGGGGGAGCTGAATGGCAGGCCTTTTGTGATGCCCATCTCCTGCCCCACCTGCTCCACGGTGAAGCGGGGGGGCGCTCCCAAGGGCCGTTGTGGCTGCTGGCCATGGGCTGGCTGGTGGGTGTTTTGGCCTTGGCCGGTCCCGCCTGGGAAAAAGTCCCCGAACCCATCTTTCGTCCCCAAAATCCCCTGATCATTCTTCTGGATCTTTCCACCTCCATGTTGGCTGGTGACATAAAGCCCTCCCGACTGGTGCGAGCCAAACAAAAAGTGCGGGATATTTTGGCTCGGGACCGGGGGGGGCAGACGGGGCTGGTGGTCTTTGCCGGGAATGCCTTTGTGGTCTCCCCACCCACCGATGATGCTGGGGCGATGATCGCGCTTTTGGATCCGCTCCATCCGGGGATTATGCCTGCCCAGGGGAGCCTGCCCCATACCGGTATGAGCAAAGCCCTGGAAATTCTCAAACGCTCCCAACTGGGGCGGGGCAGGGTGCTGGTCATTACCGACGGGGACGCCGCACCCTCCCAATCCCTGGAGGCGGTGGGACAGCTCACCGAAGGGGGACATCGGCTCTCGGTGCTGGGGGTGGGGAGCGCCGAGGGTGGGCCGATTCCGTTGGGGGATGGGCGGGGGTTTCTCAAGGATGGTCGCGGGCAGATGGTGATTGCTCCCCTGGAGGCCGAATCTTTGGCGGCATTGGCTCGATTGGGGGGTGGGGCATACAGCGCCCTGACACCGGATGAGGGAGATCTGGATCGCCTGCTCTCCGGGGGGGAGGTGGTCATGGGCTCCGATGTGGTGGGGATGGATCGCGCCCGGGAGCGGTGGCGGGATGAGGGAATTTGGTTGCTGCTTCTGCTTTTGCCCATGGGGGTGTTGGCGTTTCGTAGAGGTTGGGTCTTTATCGTGGTGGGTGGCGTTGGCCTCGCCCTGACACCTCCGGCGGGGGCCTTCACCTGGGCGGATCTCTGGCAGCGGCCCGATCAACAGGGGGCCGCAGCCCTTGAGGCGGGGGATCCTCAATCGGCAGCCAAGCTCTTTCGTTCTCCCCAGTGGCAGGGGGTGGCCCAATATCGGGGAGAAAATTATGGCCAGGCTGCGGAAACTTTTAGTCAGCTGGCAAGCCCCGACGGCTATTTCAACCAGGGTAACGCCCTGACCCGGGAGGGCCGGGTACCCGAGGCGATGGCCGCCTACGAATCCGCCTTGAAGGAAAATCCCGATCATGAGGATGCCCGCTTCAATCTGGAGCTGCTGAAAAAATATCTCGAAGAGCAGCAGCAACCATCCCAGCAGGGCGGTGAGGGGGAAAAGTCCGACAGCCAGGAGGAGGGTCAAAAGGGGGAGCAGGGGGAGCAGGGAGAGCAAGGGGAGCAGGGGGACTCTTCTGATCAGGAGGGCTCTGAGGGGGATTCCCAGTCAGGTGAGCCGTCGGGGGATGAGCAGGAGGCCAACTCTTCCGGTGGTTCAGAGGAGAAGGATCCCCGGGAGGATGATCCGCGACTGGATCAGGAGCAGGGAAAAACGCCGGAAGCTGAGGAAGAAAGCCCGGAGGAAAAGTCCAGCGCTGCTCAATCCCAAGGTGATCCCGGGGAAGAGGAGCAAGAGGCAAAACCCCAGCAGGCCCAAGCCGAAAAAATGGATCCGGAGGCCGCCGCCCGGGAGCAGGAGATGGAGCAGGCGATGGAGCAGCTGTTACAACGGGTGCCGGATGATCCGGGGGGGTTGTGGCGGAGAAAATTTCGCCGTCGCCATCTGCGCCAGGGGGGATCGGAATATGGAGGAGCACCATGGTAG
- a CDS encoding protein BatD, giving the protein MVGEGRLDRRVGSGSAAGSAAGVWMGMIKPLGWIGLVALLIWMPALSWAGEITSRVDRTLIQEGDRFTLTLQSDDSDQLADLDQSPLQRDFEVLGSSTGSSIQIINGSMTSTASLTITLQPKRTGKFLIPALIAGSEITDPIAIEVTPLGASVGRAKELFMEMVVDEADPYVQGQVILTVRLYASVQILDGSIILPEVENLLAESLGDDRQVKTQVDGRSYRLLERRYALFPQMSGPLTLDGAMFEGAVAAKGRSRSRFSGLFGGDPFQSLTQRKQAVRLKSNSLTLNVRPRPPEARGRWWLPARQVTLSESWEPELGEVRVGEPVTRGIVLNATGLVATQLPELDAPKLDNIKIYPDRSADRTWPVGDWMVGERISKWAVVPETPGEVTLPEVRVAWWNTELDRQEEAVLPSRTLTVLPSLNGAGSKAQSTPLPRTHLPQPSPAGEGLDSAGALGDGTSENGLDGSGSVASPEGPSGWIEGISRAGYWPWLAGFFGFAWMVTLYLWRRDQSGQAGAQADKQSGRRMALQRARSAIKAAALKGDARQVRDDLLHWGRVAWPDDPPLSLGELARRLGGEGGALFQSLDRTLYGRGEGWEGPHFWAETAPLLKKISAKRDKVQPGLAPLHPEHS; this is encoded by the coding sequence ATGGTAGGTGAGGGCAGGTTGGATCGGCGGGTGGGATCGGGATCAGCAGCAGGATCAGCAGCGGGGGTGTGGATGGGGATGATCAAGCCGTTGGGCTGGATCGGGCTGGTGGCGCTCCTGATCTGGATGCCTGCTCTCTCTTGGGCGGGGGAGATCACCAGCCGGGTGGATCGCACTCTCATTCAAGAGGGGGATCGCTTTACCTTGACCCTGCAAAGTGATGATTCGGATCAGTTGGCCGACCTCGATCAATCCCCCTTACAGCGGGATTTTGAGGTGTTGGGCAGCTCTACCGGCAGCTCCATCCAGATCATCAACGGCTCCATGACCTCCACCGCCTCCCTGACCATCACCCTCCAACCCAAGCGCACCGGCAAGTTCCTCATACCGGCGCTCATTGCCGGAAGTGAAATCACCGATCCCATCGCCATCGAGGTGACTCCCCTGGGAGCCAGTGTGGGGCGTGCCAAAGAGCTTTTCATGGAGATGGTGGTGGATGAGGCAGACCCTTATGTTCAGGGTCAGGTGATTTTGACGGTGCGCCTCTATGCCAGTGTGCAGATTTTGGATGGTTCGATCATTTTGCCCGAGGTGGAAAACTTGCTCGCGGAGTCCCTGGGGGATGATCGTCAGGTCAAGACCCAGGTGGATGGCCGCAGCTATCGATTGCTGGAACGCCGCTATGCCCTTTTCCCCCAGATGAGTGGGCCGCTGACTCTGGACGGGGCGATGTTTGAAGGGGCGGTGGCGGCCAAGGGGCGCTCTCGTTCGCGCTTTTCGGGGCTCTTTGGCGGTGATCCTTTTCAGAGCTTGACCCAGAGAAAACAGGCGGTGCGTCTGAAGAGCAATTCTCTGACGCTCAATGTGCGCCCCCGCCCCCCGGAAGCCCGGGGTCGATGGTGGCTGCCCGCCCGGCAGGTGACCCTTTCTGAAAGTTGGGAGCCGGAGTTGGGGGAGGTGCGGGTAGGGGAGCCTGTCACCCGGGGGATTGTTCTCAATGCCACCGGCCTTGTAGCGACCCAGCTTCCGGAACTGGACGCCCCCAAGCTTGACAACATCAAGATCTATCCCGACCGCTCGGCGGATCGCACTTGGCCGGTGGGGGATTGGATGGTGGGGGAGCGGATCTCCAAATGGGCGGTGGTGCCGGAAACGCCTGGCGAGGTGACCCTGCCAGAAGTGCGGGTGGCTTGGTGGAATACCGAGTTGGATCGACAGGAAGAGGCTGTCCTGCCCTCCCGCACCCTGACTGTTTTGCCGAGTCTGAATGGCGCTGGATCCAAGGCCCAATCCACCCCCTTGCCGAGAACCCATCTACCCCAGCCCTCTCCTGCCGGGGAGGGATTGGATTCGGCTGGGGCGCTGGGGGATGGCACTTCGGAAAATGGGCTGGATGGTTCCGGGTCTGTGGCTTCCCCAGAGGGGCCATCGGGCTGGATCGAGGGGATCTCCCGGGCGGGGTATTGGCCGTGGTTGGCGGGATTTTTTGGTTTCGCCTGGATGGTCACCCTCTATTTGTGGCGTCGGGATCAATCGGGTCAGGCTGGGGCTCAGGCAGACAAACAGTCGGGCCGGCGCATGGCTTTGCAGCGGGCCCGTTCAGCCATCAAGGCGGCGGCTCTCAAGGGGGATGCCCGGCAGGTTCGGGATGATCTGCTTCATTGGGGGCGGGTCGCCTGGCCGGATGATCCCCCCTTGAGCCTGGGGGAGCTGGCCCGGCGTCTTGGCGGGGAGGGGGGGGCGCTTTTCCAGAGCCTGGATCGCACCCTCTATGGCCGGGGAGAGGGGTGGGAGGGGCCGCATTTTTGGGCTGAAACGGCCCCCTTGCTAAAGAAAATCTCTGCCAAGCGTGACAAGGTTCAACCGGGACTGGCACCGCTCCATCCGGAGCATTCGTGA
- the mutY gene encoding A/G-specific adenine glycosylase, whose protein sequence is MTSRPLSPKRLAKALLAFYDREGRSLPWREMGVGNLYPIWLSEVMLQQTGVETVIPYFHRFLDRFPDLQSLARADTETVLSLWQGLGYYQRGRNLHRAARLVVEEMGGRIPHTREGLLKLPGIGPNTAAAILAIGLNQPEAILDGNVKRVVARMIALDQPVSSKEGLARLWQAARAWTPANRPGDYAQGIMDLGATLCTPRDPHCPRCPWQADCLGYRQGNPQAYPVANPKKKAQPKKIQVTLLVRRGDGCLLLVERPAKGLLGGMWEPPGGEMGEPLSGRSSDPRSGQSSVWLQQQAEVLVQGLGLQVDRLGALPSVRHVFTHFQLTVYPFQSLYLGGTPRFQGERNHCWADSETLTCLPISTLHRKVLAHWSDGSP, encoded by the coding sequence GTGACCAGTAGACCCCTTTCTCCAAAGCGTTTGGCCAAGGCTCTTTTAGCCTTCTACGACCGGGAGGGGCGCTCCCTTCCCTGGCGGGAGATGGGGGTGGGAAATCTCTATCCCATCTGGCTTTCCGAGGTGATGTTGCAGCAGACCGGGGTGGAGACGGTCATTCCCTATTTCCACCGTTTTTTGGACCGCTTTCCCGATCTGCAATCCCTGGCCCGAGCCGATACCGAGACGGTGCTCAGCCTCTGGCAGGGGTTGGGCTATTACCAGCGGGGGCGCAATCTTCACCGAGCCGCCCGCCTGGTGGTCGAGGAGATGGGGGGGCGGATTCCCCACACCCGGGAGGGGCTGCTCAAGCTGCCGGGGATCGGCCCCAACACTGCGGCTGCCATCCTGGCCATCGGCCTCAATCAACCGGAGGCCATACTCGACGGCAACGTCAAGCGGGTGGTGGCCCGCATGATTGCCTTGGATCAACCGGTCTCTTCCAAGGAGGGGCTGGCCAGGCTGTGGCAGGCGGCCAGAGCCTGGACCCCGGCCAACCGCCCGGGTGATTATGCCCAGGGGATCATGGATCTGGGGGCGACCCTCTGCACCCCCCGGGATCCCCACTGCCCCCGCTGCCCCTGGCAAGCCGACTGCCTGGGTTATCGCCAGGGAAACCCCCAGGCCTATCCTGTGGCCAACCCCAAGAAAAAAGCCCAACCGAAAAAAATCCAGGTCACTCTGTTGGTTCGGCGGGGGGATGGCTGTTTGCTGTTGGTGGAGCGTCCGGCCAAGGGGCTGCTGGGGGGGATGTGGGAGCCTCCGGGGGGGGAGATGGGAGAGCCGTTGTCGGGCCGGTCATCGGACCCGCGATCTGGCCAGTCATCGGTCTGGTTGCAGCAACAGGCCGAGGTTTTGGTTCAGGGGTTGGGCCTTCAAGTCGATAGGCTGGGGGCGTTGCCTTCGGTACGCCATGTTTTTACCCATTTTCAGCTCACGGTCTATCCTTTCCAGAGCCTCTATCTTGGCGGCACACCCCGTTTCCAGGGGGAGCGCAACCACTGCTGGGCCGACTCCGAAACCCTCACCTGCCTGCCCATCTCTACCCTGCATCGCAAGGTGTTGGCCCATTGGTCGGATGGATCCCCCTAA
- a CDS encoding patatin-like phospholipase family protein, producing MRILSLDGGGIRGVLEARFLERLEADLGGKSLYDCFDLVAGTSTGGLIALHLAGNKASGASCAQLYSPENAQTIMDKSLADRLLPFETEPKYDGEGKTEVLDRIFGEKRLNDVEKKVLVTAYDIVERKAVIFKSFGGSDAAYNPELAEVGDATSAAPTYFPTIRTENNRWLVDGGVAANDPGMCALVAAMNEGVALTDIKMLSIGTGNPTRKKEDPNKLGKESQGWGGIGWLKNGLIDHLFAGNSSTASYQCRQLLGDDRYLRVNGDLIDVSDDLDEVSRKNIKALRRLADKWYEQFGAAARALCA from the coding sequence ATGCGTATTTTGTCGTTGGATGGTGGGGGTATCCGGGGTGTTTTGGAAGCGCGCTTTTTGGAGCGGCTGGAAGCTGACCTGGGGGGGAAGAGCCTTTACGACTGCTTTGATCTGGTCGCGGGAACCAGTACCGGGGGGTTGATTGCCTTGCATCTTGCCGGCAACAAGGCTTCGGGAGCGAGCTGTGCCCAACTCTACAGCCCGGAAAATGCCCAGACCATCATGGATAAATCGCTGGCTGATCGCCTGCTGCCGTTCGAGACGGAACCCAAATATGATGGCGAGGGCAAAACCGAGGTGCTGGACCGGATTTTTGGAGAAAAGCGCCTTAACGATGTGGAAAAAAAGGTTTTGGTGACGGCTTACGATATTGTTGAGCGTAAGGCGGTTATCTTTAAAAGCTTCGGTGGATCCGATGCCGCCTACAATCCTGAACTGGCGGAGGTGGGGGATGCCACCAGTGCGGCTCCCACCTATTTTCCCACCATCAGAACGGAAAACAACCGTTGGTTGGTGGATGGCGGGGTGGCTGCCAACGATCCGGGAATGTGTGCCTTGGTGGCGGCGATGAATGAAGGGGTTGCTCTGACCGATATTAAAATGCTCTCCATCGGCACCGGCAATCCGACTCGGAAAAAGGAAGATCCCAATAAGCTGGGGAAGGAATCCCAGGGGTGGGGTGGTATCGGTTGGCTCAAAAATGGCCTGATTGATCATCTCTTTGCAGGGAACTCCTCCACCGCCAGCTATCAATGCAGACAGCTTTTGGGTGATGATCGTTATCTCCGTGTGAATGGTGATCTGATCGATGTGAGTGACGATCTGGACGAGGTGTCCAGAAAGAATATCAAGGCTCTTCGCAGGCTGGCTGACAAGTGGTATGAACAGTTTGGTGCGGCTGCCCGGGCACTTTGTGCTTAA
- the thpR gene encoding RNA 2',3'-cyclic phosphodiesterase — MANKSSHPPTSPPTRCDDPSNRLRLFIGVTPPTPLSQELQAMGKTWQKQLPMCRWLDPKGWHLTLHFLGHLDKTYLQEVIEGMNQVADQTPPITLRPTGWGVFPDFRHPRVFWLGWGGNDLQALERLHHGLLKLPAEKMASHKSYRPHLTLGKIRKPAPIPKESWQALPLPQSPWPITRIELYQSTLTPQGAVYQIRHATPLNGTPTP, encoded by the coding sequence ATGGCCAACAAAAGCAGTCATCCCCCCACCTCCCCCCCAACACGCTGTGATGATCCAAGCAACCGGCTGCGTCTCTTCATTGGGGTCACCCCCCCCACGCCTTTAAGCCAGGAGCTTCAGGCCATGGGTAAAACATGGCAAAAACAGCTGCCCATGTGCCGCTGGCTGGATCCCAAGGGGTGGCATCTGACGCTGCATTTTTTGGGTCATCTGGATAAAACATATCTGCAAGAGGTGATCGAAGGCATGAACCAGGTGGCCGATCAAACCCCTCCCATCACCTTGCGCCCCACCGGTTGGGGGGTTTTCCCCGATTTCCGGCATCCCAGGGTGTTTTGGCTGGGGTGGGGAGGGAATGACCTGCAAGCCCTGGAAAGGCTCCATCATGGACTCTTGAAACTTCCTGCTGAAAAAATGGCCAGCCATAAAAGCTATCGCCCCCACCTCACCCTGGGGAAAATCCGCAAACCGGCGCCAATTCCCAAAGAAAGCTGGCAGGCACTCCCCCTCCCCCAATCCCCCTGGCCAATCACCCGCATTGAACTCTACCAATCCACCCTCACCCCCCAAGGGGCCGTCTATCAAATTCGCCACGCTACCCCACTCAATGGCACCCCAACCCCATGA